From a single Desulfobulbaceae bacterium DB1 genomic region:
- a CDS encoding phosphoribosyl-AMP cyclohydrolase: MLKLKFEKGGGLLPVIAQDFQTGEVLMLAYINAQAFAETVASGKAHYWSRSRNKLWLKGESSGHVQLVKEILVDCDEDTVIYKVEQLGGAACHKGYRSCFFRRLQGDDFIVMGEPVFNPREVYKK, encoded by the coding sequence ATGCTGAAACTCAAATTTGAAAAAGGCGGGGGGCTCTTGCCGGTAATCGCCCAGGATTTTCAGACGGGTGAAGTGCTGATGCTGGCTTACATCAATGCCCAGGCCTTTGCGGAAACGGTTGCCAGCGGCAAGGCCCATTACTGGAGCCGGTCGCGCAATAAATTGTGGTTGAAGGGTGAATCATCCGGGCATGTGCAGCTTGTCAAGGAAATCCTGGTCGACTGCGACGAGGATACGGTCATCTACAAGGTTGAACAGTTGGGTGGCGCGGCCTGTCATAAAGGATATCGCAGCTGTTTTTTCAGACGTTTACAGGGGGATGATTTCATTGTCATGGGTGAACCCGTGTTTAATCCCCGGGAGGTATATAAAAAATGA
- a CDS encoding type III pantothenate kinase, with protein sequence MLLAVDVGNTHMVLGLFQGEKLRCDWRIQTSRGTTVDELAARLHGLFQLRNLHFEQVTGLIIGSVVPPLETIWSGLARKYLSCEAMQVKGKNLDTGVAVVTDNPDEVGADRIINSAAAFARYKKPLIIVDFGTAITLDCVSSRGEYIGGAIAPGLGISFDALINQTSKLPRINISIAPEKPIGTNTETALRSGLLYGFGGLVEGLVLQMMHQFAPLTPKVIATGGMAGVIAPYAPSIESVEPMLTLEGLRIIHERNS encoded by the coding sequence ATGCTGCTTGCGGTTGACGTGGGAAACACCCACATGGTTCTGGGTCTTTTCCAGGGGGAGAAACTGCGCTGCGACTGGCGCATTCAAACCAGTCGCGGCACCACGGTTGATGAACTGGCCGCTCGGCTTCATGGCCTTTTCCAGCTGAGAAATCTCCATTTTGAACAAGTCACCGGGCTTATCATCGGTTCGGTGGTGCCGCCCCTGGAAACGATCTGGAGCGGACTGGCCCGCAAATATCTGAGCTGCGAGGCCATGCAGGTCAAAGGCAAAAACCTTGACACCGGCGTGGCGGTGGTCACCGATAATCCGGACGAGGTGGGGGCGGACAGGATCATCAACTCGGCGGCGGCATTTGCCCGCTACAAAAAACCGCTTATCATTGTCGATTTCGGCACCGCCATCACCCTTGACTGTGTTTCTTCCCGGGGAGAGTATATCGGCGGTGCCATTGCCCCTGGCCTGGGAATTTCGTTTGACGCCCTGATCAACCAGACCTCAAAACTGCCGCGGATCAATATCAGCATCGCGCCGGAAAAACCCATCGGCACCAACACGGAAACGGCCTTGCGCTCCGGCCTGCTCTATGGTTTCGGCGGCCTGGTGGAAGGTCTTGTCCTGCAGATGATGCACCAGTTTGCCCCGCTTACCCCAAAGGTGATTGCAACCGGGGGGATGGCAGGTGTCATCGCCCCGTATGCCCCCAGCATCGAATCGGTTGAACCCATGCTCACCCTTGAAGGCCTGCGGATTATCCATGAACGCAACAGCTGA
- a CDS encoding GTP-binding protein, which yields MALFQDVEAFFVKSVYNTSQLPPADFAEIAFAGRSNVGKSSLINRLLNRRNLVKVSSQPGKTQSLNFFTAGERLYLVDLPGYGFAKVPRKVQNDWKGLIASYILNRPTLLCVVVIIDIRHEVKSRDLELVTWLKSENIPLLLVYTKQDKLTGNKKAQQAAILDAGFGIGQDDRVLFSAKTGEGRENLISRLEQFA from the coding sequence ATGGCCCTTTTCCAGGACGTCGAGGCTTTTTTTGTCAAGAGTGTCTATAATACATCCCAGTTGCCGCCCGCGGATTTTGCCGAGATCGCCTTTGCCGGGCGCTCCAATGTCGGCAAATCGAGCCTGATCAACCGTCTCCTGAATCGTCGGAATCTGGTCAAGGTCAGTTCCCAGCCGGGCAAGACCCAGAGCCTGAATTTTTTTACCGCCGGCGAAAGGCTGTATCTGGTCGATCTTCCGGGCTACGGTTTTGCCAAGGTTCCCCGCAAGGTGCAGAATGACTGGAAGGGGCTGATTGCATCCTATATCCTCAATCGCCCGACGCTTCTTTGTGTTGTGGTGATCATTGATATCCGGCATGAGGTCAAAAGCCGGGATCTTGAACTGGTTACCTGGCTGAAAAGTGAAAATATCCCGTTGCTGCTGGTCTACACCAAACAGGATAAGCTGACCGGCAATAAAAAGGCGCAGCAGGCCGCCATCCTTGATGCCGGATTCGGTATCGGGCAAGACGACCGGGTGCTGTTTTCCGCAAAAACAGGAGAAGGAAGGGAAAATCTTATTTCCAGACTTGAACAGTTTGCCTGA
- a CDS encoding bifunctional hydroxymethylpyrimidine kinase/phosphomethylpyrimidine kinase — translation MSVPAIQIPAALSIAGSDPSGGAGIQADIKTFAILGVYCGAAITALTTQNTLGVSSYMPLPPDFVKKQVQDVLDDLRVTHIKIGMVGSAGIADALCEILRDFQGEIIYDPVSGSSAGDSLVMEKNYAAIKRLAGHCTVLTPNIGELEILSGCRCRDQNRAIEAAKTLFSLYPRLKAVCLTGGHLNMKSEIVTDFLIQPAAGTRKKEPPPLLIQTAHHPRISSNNTHGTGCSFASAFTAYLLKTNNLSTSFTRASSFLDRLISKSAGHHIGHGTGPLLHHLMIR, via the coding sequence ATGTCTGTTCCCGCCATACAAATTCCCGCCGCGCTGTCCATCGCCGGCTCCGATCCTTCCGGTGGCGCCGGCATCCAGGCGGACATCAAGACCTTCGCCATACTCGGTGTTTATTGCGGTGCGGCCATTACGGCGCTCACCACCCAGAATACCCTCGGCGTCTCTTCCTATATGCCCTTGCCTCCTGACTTTGTCAAAAAGCAGGTTCAGGATGTGCTGGATGATCTGCGGGTGACCCATATCAAGATCGGCATGGTCGGCAGTGCCGGCATTGCCGACGCCCTCTGCGAAATTCTCCGGGATTTTCAAGGAGAAATTATCTATGACCCTGTTTCCGGCTCCTCCGCCGGGGACTCGCTGGTGATGGAGAAAAATTATGCGGCGATAAAAAGATTGGCCGGTCATTGCACGGTGCTGACCCCCAACATCGGAGAACTGGAAATACTCTCCGGTTGCCGCTGCAGGGACCAAAATCGTGCGATTGAGGCGGCCAAAACCCTTTTCTCCCTCTATCCTCGATTGAAGGCGGTCTGCCTGACAGGAGGGCATCTCAATATGAAAAGCGAGATCGTCACCGACTTCCTCATTCAGCCCGCAGCCGGGACAAGAAAAAAAGAGCCCCCCCCCCTGCTCATCCAGACCGCCCATCATCCAAGGATCAGCTCAAACAATACGCACGGCACCGGCTGCAGCTTCGCCTCCGCCTTTACCGCCTATCTTCTGAAAACAAACAACCTCTCCACGTCGTTTACCAGGGCTTCTTCATTTCTCGACAGATTGATCAGCAAAAGCGCGGGCCACCATATCGGCCATGGCACAGGCCCGTTGCTGCATCATCTGATGATACGTTGA
- a CDS encoding ATP phosphoribosyltransferase, producing MNQLKLGIPKGSLEKATIELFAKSGWQIKLSSRNYFPEIDDPELSCSICRPQEMSRYIEAGILDAGITGKDWILENESDVVVVEDLVYSKVSRKPTRWVIAVPGDSDIKTIEDLKDKKIATELVSYTRRFFASKNINVEIEFSWGATEAKVVSGLADAIVEVTETESTIRAHGLKIIHELMSSNTQLIVNKQAWTDPWKREKIENIAMLLQGALRADNIVGLKMNVPEEQLEAVIGMLPSMKGPTVAPLYNTKWFSVETVISEHQVRDLVPKLLKAGAEGIIEYALNKVI from the coding sequence ATGAATCAATTGAAATTGGGCATTCCCAAAGGCAGCCTGGAAAAGGCCACCATTGAACTGTTTGCCAAGTCCGGCTGGCAGATCAAGCTTTCTTCCCGTAATTATTTTCCCGAGATTGATGATCCGGAGCTTTCCTGTTCCATCTGTCGGCCCCAGGAGATGTCCCGCTATATTGAAGCAGGTATTCTCGATGCCGGCATCACCGGCAAGGACTGGATTCTTGAAAACGAGTCCGATGTTGTTGTGGTGGAAGACCTGGTCTATTCCAAGGTCAGCCGGAAACCGACCAGATGGGTCATCGCCGTGCCGGGTGATTCCGATATCAAGACCATCGAGGATCTTAAGGACAAAAAGATCGCCACCGAACTGGTCAGTTATACCAGGCGTTTTTTTGCCTCGAAAAACATCAATGTGGAAATTGAATTTTCCTGGGGCGCCACCGAGGCGAAAGTGGTATCCGGGCTTGCCGATGCCATTGTCGAGGTGACGGAAACCGAATCCACCATCCGTGCCCACGGTCTGAAGATCATCCATGAGCTGATGAGTTCCAATACCCAACTGATTGTCAATAAGCAAGCCTGGACCGACCCGTGGAAAAGGGAAAAAATCGAAAATATCGCCATGCTGCTCCAGGGAGCCCTGCGGGCGGACAATATCGTCGGCCTCAAGATGAACGTGCCGGAGGAACAACTGGAGGCGGTGATCGGCATGCTGCCCAGCATGAAAGGCCCTACTGTGGCGCCGCTCTACAATACGAAGTGGTTCTCGGTTGAAACCGTTATTTCCGAGCATCAGGTGCGGGATCTGGTGCCGAAACTGCTGAAGGCCGGAGCGGAAGGTATTATCGAATACGCCTTGAACAAGGTTATCTGA
- a CDS encoding 1-acyl-sn-glycerol-3-phosphate acyltransferase → MKCIHFFRGILVLLLVPLLTFLTSLLAIIYLVVFRGSARKAQVLPRTWGKIILLAAGVKVKVEGLENIAPGRPYIFAANHQSQFDIFAMQGCFNFDFRWLAKKELFQIPLFGRAMQLAGYISIDRSHGREALKSLKEAAERIASGTSVILFPEGTRSLDGKLHPFKTGGMVLAIKSGVPLVPVAISGTFPVLPKGKLLAKPGRVTIRVGAPVETKGVGAGQKQELAERMHDAVARLLDNP, encoded by the coding sequence ATGAAATGCATTCATTTTTTCAGAGGGATTCTCGTGTTGCTGCTGGTTCCCTTGCTCACCTTTCTCACCAGTCTGCTGGCAATCATTTATCTGGTTGTTTTCCGCGGTTCTGCCCGAAAAGCCCAGGTGCTGCCGCGTACCTGGGGAAAGATAATTCTGCTTGCCGCCGGGGTAAAGGTGAAGGTGGAAGGACTGGAAAACATCGCACCGGGCAGGCCCTACATTTTTGCCGCCAATCACCAGAGTCAGTTTGATATTTTTGCCATGCAGGGTTGCTTTAATTTTGATTTCCGCTGGCTGGCCAAAAAAGAACTTTTCCAGATTCCGCTTTTCGGCCGGGCCATGCAACTGGCCGGCTATATCTCGATCGATCGGTCCCATGGCCGGGAGGCCCTGAAGAGTTTAAAGGAGGCGGCGGAACGGATTGCCTCCGGCACATCGGTTATTCTTTTCCCGGAAGGAACACGAAGTCTCGACGGCAAACTGCATCCGTTCAAAACAGGCGGCATGGTGCTGGCCATCAAGTCAGGGGTGCCCTTGGTGCCGGTGGCCATTTCCGGGACCTTTCCGGTGCTGCCCAAGGGGAAATTACTGGCAAAGCCGGGTCGGGTCACCATCCGGGTGGGCGCTCCGGTGGAAACAAAGGGGGTCGGCGCCGGACAGAAACAGGAACTGGCGGAAAGAATGCATGATGCAGTGGCCCGATTGCTGGATAATCCGTAA